From the genome of Nodosilinea sp. FACHB-141, one region includes:
- a CDS encoding cold shock and DUF1294 domain-containing protein, whose protein sequence is MKSDLRSGKLTKWNDDRGFGFIQPADGGKDVFLHVSELKNATRRPRENDTIYYYCLVNPDGKTRAVGAFIAGARQRSESSLNASRGTRKPGEKSYSRLPIAELLLLLAFPLAGAAHFTWLTGNPLPLVLYPLMSVITYFVYADDKKRAKQKVWRTSEQTLHFCELIGGWPGGFVAQQVLRHKSQKQSYQTEFWAIVVIHYMAWIAWLVLGRMLVG, encoded by the coding sequence ATGAAATCTGACCTTCGCAGCGGCAAACTCACAAAATGGAACGATGATCGTGGGTTTGGCTTTATTCAACCGGCTGACGGAGGTAAAGACGTTTTTCTCCACGTGTCTGAGCTGAAAAACGCAACCCGTCGCCCTCGGGAAAATGACACGATTTATTACTACTGTCTAGTTAACCCAGACGGCAAAACCCGCGCTGTTGGAGCTTTTATTGCTGGTGCTAGGCAGCGATCGGAGTCTTCACTAAATGCTTCAAGGGGCACCCGCAAACCCGGCGAAAAATCTTACTCCCGCTTGCCGATCGCTGAGCTACTGTTGCTGTTGGCGTTTCCTTTGGCGGGTGCAGCTCACTTTACCTGGCTGACAGGCAACCCGCTGCCGCTGGTGCTCTACCCTCTAATGAGCGTCATCACCTATTTTGTTTATGCCGACGATAAGAAGCGGGCTAAGCAAAAAGTGTGGCGAACCTCTGAACAAACCCTGCATTTCTGCGAGTTGATTGGTGGTTGGCCCGGTGGGTTTGTGGCTCAGCAAGTATTGCGCCATAAGAGCCAGAAACAGTCTTACCAAACTGAGTTTTGGGCGATCGTTGTAATTCACTACATGGCTTGGATAGCCTGGCTAGTTCTAGGCAGAATGCTCGTAGGCTAA
- a CDS encoding ABC transporter ATP-binding protein, with product MASLSHVLRYYSRYRWAAIWSITASSLFQVADLAVPYSIGQLLNVLSDQPIDPLSQGMVDRVAATVGYPAGPGLAIALFLAIIFLVTVVRAPIQPWVADWFHWDIALRTRRDHTYSVIRKLLTLPLGFYDLHNPGRISGRVARGLSNHTWTYPEIAGQLIPKLVRIAGIFVIIWWIDWRIALIFLMSFIGILSFSLKDLIRLNKKEQALDTYMENTESRTSEIITNIKTVKAFAAESDELRRQSQRLQREFAVVIRVIHKGYVVLGTWQDLIIQSCVFGLLVMTLLATLQGHISLGHFVTTLTVSSMAYSELEPISDMGEVLARRYASMLHFHEFMEEPLGTDAVNLTDAPESLPTYQFTGKVHFDQVSFGYDAERPVLQAIDLLIEPYQTVALVGRSGSGKSTLVKLLFRYFDPHSGRILIDGEDIRQLDVTGYRKRLAIVHQEVDVFNGTLLDNLRYGNPTATMEQVNEACRIARVDEFIHRLPKGYYTVVGERGVRLSGGQRQRLGIARALLVNPDVLVFDEATSSLDYESERSIQLAMRSILGTRTTIIIAHRLSTVREADKIVVLEEGRIAEVGNHEELLAHGGIYHRLHVLQETGEMVS from the coding sequence ATGGCCTCCCTTTCGCATGTTCTCCGATACTACAGTCGCTACCGCTGGGCCGCGATTTGGAGTATCACCGCTAGCAGCCTGTTTCAGGTGGCGGATTTGGCAGTGCCCTACAGCATTGGCCAGTTGCTCAACGTTCTCTCAGACCAGCCCATTGACCCCCTAAGCCAGGGTATGGTCGACCGAGTGGCGGCTACAGTGGGCTACCCAGCGGGGCCAGGATTGGCGATTGCCCTCTTCCTAGCCATTATCTTTTTAGTCACTGTAGTACGTGCCCCTATTCAGCCCTGGGTGGCTGACTGGTTTCACTGGGATATTGCCCTGCGCACCCGGCGCGACCATACCTACTCGGTGATTCGCAAGCTGCTGACCCTGCCCCTGGGCTTCTACGACCTGCACAACCCCGGCCGCATCTCGGGCCGGGTGGCGCGGGGTCTGTCTAACCACACCTGGACCTACCCCGAAATCGCTGGGCAGCTAATTCCTAAGCTGGTGCGCATTGCCGGCATTTTTGTCATTATTTGGTGGATTGACTGGCGCATCGCGCTGATTTTTCTGATGTCCTTTATCGGTATTCTCAGCTTTAGCCTGAAGGATCTGATTCGCCTGAACAAAAAGGAGCAGGCCCTCGACACCTATATGGAGAACACCGAAAGCCGCACCTCGGAGATCATCACCAACATCAAAACGGTGAAGGCTTTTGCGGCGGAGAGTGACGAGCTGCGGCGGCAGAGTCAGCGATTGCAGCGCGAGTTCGCTGTGGTGATTCGTGTTATTCACAAAGGCTACGTCGTTCTGGGCACTTGGCAGGATCTCATCATTCAAAGTTGCGTGTTTGGGCTGCTGGTGATGACCTTGCTGGCCACCCTGCAGGGTCACATCTCGCTGGGGCACTTTGTCACCACCCTGACGGTGTCAAGCATGGCCTACTCGGAGCTAGAGCCGATTAGTGACATGGGCGAGGTCTTGGCCCGCCGCTACGCCTCAATGCTGCACTTCCACGAGTTTATGGAAGAGCCTCTGGGCACCGACGCGGTGAATCTGACCGACGCCCCCGAGAGCCTGCCCACCTACCAGTTCACCGGCAAGGTGCATTTTGACCAGGTGAGCTTTGGCTACGACGCTGAAAGACCCGTGCTGCAAGCCATCGATCTGCTGATTGAGCCTTACCAAACGGTGGCTCTGGTGGGGCGATCGGGTTCGGGGAAATCGACTTTAGTGAAGCTGCTGTTTCGCTACTTCGACCCCCACAGCGGCCGCATTTTGATCGACGGCGAAGACATTCGCCAGCTGGATGTGACGGGGTATCGGAAGCGGCTGGCGATCGTGCACCAGGAAGTGGATGTGTTCAACGGCACTCTGCTCGACAACCTGAGGTATGGCAACCCCACCGCTACTATGGAACAGGTGAACGAAGCCTGCCGCATCGCTCGGGTTGACGAGTTCATTCACCGTCTGCCCAAGGGATACTACACCGTGGTGGGCGAGCGGGGCGTGCGACTCTCGGGCGGACAGCGGCAGCGACTGGGCATTGCCCGCGCCTTGCTGGTTAACCCCGATGTGCTGGTGTTTGACGAAGCCACCTCCAGCCTCGACTACGAATCGGAGCGCTCAATTCAGCTGGCGATGCGATCGATTCTCGGAACGCGCACCACGATCATCATTGCCCACCGTCTAAGTACGGTACGGGAGGCTGACAAGATCGTGGTTCTGGAGGAAGGCCGCATTGCCGAAGTCGGCAACCACGAAGAGCTGCTGGCCCATGGCGGCATTTACCACCGCCTACACGTGCTGCAAGAAACCGGCGAAATGGTGTCCTAA
- a CDS encoding MerR family transcriptional regulator: MDWFPRRHAVVLARSSPSRLAYLEKLGIIVPQRSGGSSRLEVFYSWEQILEIRAISRLRQHLSFQTIRKILQYFDDRGVGRTLRDKHLVIGNHGVSWVRSGTTTPQVVHLVGHSCCPMGQFVLAPLNGPDLSCADALAKTTMSKVVDIEHFRQKARSR, translated from the coding sequence ATGGACTGGTTCCCTCGCCGCCATGCCGTTGTCTTAGCCCGCAGCAGCCCTAGTCGACTCGCCTATCTCGAAAAACTAGGAATCATCGTACCCCAACGGTCCGGAGGTTCTTCCCGACTGGAGGTGTTCTACTCCTGGGAGCAGATTCTTGAAATTCGCGCTATTAGTCGGCTGCGCCAGCACTTGTCGTTTCAGACTATCCGCAAGATTCTACAGTACTTTGATGACCGCGGCGTGGGCCGCACCCTGCGCGACAAGCACTTGGTGATTGGCAACCATGGGGTCAGCTGGGTGCGATCGGGCACAACCACACCGCAAGTTGTTCATCTAGTGGGTCATAGCTGCTGCCCTATGGGGCAGTTTGTGCTGGCTCCTCTCAACGGACCAGACTTAAGTTGTGCCGATGCACTGGCTAAGACAACCATGTCTAAGGTGGTAGATATTGAGCACTTTAGACAAAAGGCACGCTCTCGATAG
- a CDS encoding MoaD/ThiS family protein — MPEPISITVKLFAIYQEAYGQPEVQWQFSEGATVGAVRDRVLAEHPKLEAWRDRTRLGLNLQFVADDTPLKDGDEVVLIPPVSGG, encoded by the coding sequence GTGCCAGAACCCATCAGCATCACTGTCAAGCTCTTTGCCATTTATCAGGAGGCCTACGGCCAGCCCGAGGTCCAGTGGCAGTTTTCAGAGGGGGCCACGGTGGGAGCAGTGCGCGATCGCGTTCTAGCCGAGCATCCCAAGTTAGAGGCTTGGCGCGATCGTACCCGCCTGGGTCTCAACCTTCAATTTGTAGCCGACGATACTCCTCTAAAAGACGGCGACGAGGTGGTGTTGATCCCTCCCGTGAGCGGCGGCTAA
- a CDS encoding DUF4349 domain-containing protein, producing MLMGSGTGVRFSFKKAAPTLLCGNCAILSRIPVRSPSLALPVSVLVTRAIAAIAQAIVEPSEFGLGDPMTRSAFLRVHRAQFLAIALGAALVGGCAGVPDIASQQEAMAPESGAVSSDAAPTANQAIAPADAVASDRAKVSEVIEPAPSDIGQPAPQLVKQSSLVLVLTDIDAAVDQVQTILQRSQGDVLSLQDNRSPEGTARQVTLTLRVPQAQLDPVLNALRPLGTVQQQSLTAEDVSSQLVDLDARLKNLRQSEAALLKIMERSGEISHVLEVARELSTVRESIERMAAQQQNLKRQVAFSQIYLTLESPVTQVTPLRPVGETLDNTWESATQSVKAFTVSGLKLALWLLAFSPYWVLLAAVGYGGYRLWHHHTAQPEPAEADNG from the coding sequence ATGCTGATGGGTTCTGGCACTGGGGTGCGATTCTCCTTTAAAAAGGCCGCGCCAACGCTCCTCTGCGGCAACTGTGCGATCCTATCAAGAATTCCGGTGCGATCGCCCTCGCTCGCTCTACCGGTTTCAGTATTGGTAACTCGGGCAATTGCCGCGATCGCTCAGGCCATAGTAGAGCCATCCGAGTTTGGCTTAGGCGACCCGATGACCCGTTCTGCATTCCTCCGTGTCCATCGTGCTCAGTTTTTAGCGATCGCCCTAGGGGCTGCCTTGGTAGGCGGCTGTGCTGGCGTACCCGATATAGCAAGCCAGCAAGAAGCCATGGCTCCTGAATCCGGTGCAGTGTCGAGCGATGCTGCGCCGACTGCCAATCAGGCGATCGCCCCAGCAGATGCTGTGGCCTCTGATCGGGCCAAGGTTAGCGAAGTTATCGAGCCGGCCCCTAGCGACATTGGGCAGCCTGCACCTCAGCTGGTCAAACAGTCCAGCCTGGTGCTGGTGCTAACTGATATTGACGCTGCCGTAGATCAGGTGCAAACCATCCTTCAAAGGTCTCAAGGGGATGTGCTAAGTCTGCAAGATAACCGCTCGCCTGAGGGAACAGCTCGGCAGGTGACTTTGACTCTACGAGTGCCCCAGGCCCAGTTAGATCCGGTGCTGAACGCTCTCCGTCCTCTGGGAACTGTGCAGCAGCAGTCGCTGACGGCGGAGGATGTGTCGAGCCAGCTAGTCGATCTCGATGCCCGGCTGAAGAATTTGCGTCAGTCTGAAGCCGCTCTGCTGAAAATTATGGAGCGATCGGGCGAAATTTCCCACGTGCTAGAAGTAGCGCGGGAGCTCAGCACCGTGCGCGAGTCGATCGAGCGTATGGCAGCTCAGCAGCAAAACCTCAAACGGCAAGTGGCCTTTTCACAAATTTACCTAACCTTGGAAAGCCCGGTAACTCAAGTAACCCCGCTGCGCCCAGTGGGTGAAACCCTCGACAACACCTGGGAATCGGCAACTCAATCGGTGAAAGCGTTTACCGTCAGCGGGCTAAAGCTAGCGCTCTGGCTGCTGGCCTTTAGCCCCTATTGGGTGCTGCTGGCAGCAGTGGGCTACGGTGGCTATCGGCTGTGGCACCATCACACCGCACAGCCCGAACCGGCTGAGGCAGACAATGGTTAA
- the pheT gene encoding phenylalanine--tRNA ligase subunit beta, with protein sequence MRISLNWLNEYVNVQLSAEELADALTMAGFEVEDIEDRRTWADGVVVGRVVERTPHPDADKLSVCVVDIGQADSSTIVCGAANVRADIYVAVATVDTYLPVVDLTIKPRKLRGVPSAGMICSLAELGLAKDSEGIHIFAADSLELGQDVRPLLGLDDVILDVTSTANRADALSMVGIAREVAAITGAELHLPITQAPAIPKSTTAPEIALPDEKACPIYIGTVLENIALGPSPQWLQQRLVAAGTRPINNVVDVTNYVLLEWGQPLHAFDRDRLLTTGDALNLGVRYAQPGETLVTLDSQKRQLQPETLLITANDQPVALAGVMGGEATEVHDGTQAIMLEAAFFDAAAIRKSARSQGLRTEASARYERGVNPAELGLACDRALQLLQELAGATVVAQTTGTTVLGTAIPERVITLRLSRVAQLLGKVINLGDQPQDLPPETIQKLLETLGCQVTPTDDTGVWAVTVPPYRYRDLEREVDLIEEVARLYGYNHFADTLPQKAIGGFLSVEAALRRKLRETFRAAGLTELLHYSLTKPVSDRQVTLANPLFPEYSALRQDLVDGLIDAYEFNLNQGNGPLNGFEIGHIFWQDETGIHEAEALGGIVGGDGRSSQWVTSGQDRPLTWYEAKGILDGVFSRLGLTVDYRADSTDPRFHPGRTASLWVRGRLELGRFGQLHPQLRQQRELPAEVYVFQLNWSALETCLVPVLQRSVKFAAYSTFPASDRDLAFYAPLEVTVADLTTTMTKAGGKLLESVALFDEYRGESVPQGQRSLAFRLVYRSPDQTLTDETVDPVHQKVRATLEKQFGVTLRS encoded by the coding sequence ATGCGCATATCTCTGAACTGGCTCAATGAATACGTCAATGTCCAGCTTTCTGCCGAAGAGCTAGCCGATGCCCTAACCATGGCCGGGTTTGAGGTCGAAGACATTGAAGATAGACGCACTTGGGCCGATGGCGTGGTGGTTGGCCGAGTGGTAGAGCGCACCCCGCACCCCGATGCCGACAAGCTCAGCGTATGCGTGGTCGACATTGGCCAAGCCGATAGTTCAACTATAGTGTGCGGGGCTGCCAACGTGCGAGCCGACATCTATGTGGCGGTGGCTACCGTTGACACCTATTTGCCGGTCGTAGATTTGACCATCAAGCCCCGCAAGCTGCGCGGCGTGCCCTCAGCGGGCATGATCTGCTCCCTAGCAGAATTGGGGTTGGCGAAGGATTCTGAGGGCATCCATATTTTTGCGGCTGACAGCCTAGAGCTGGGGCAAGATGTGCGCCCCCTGCTCGGCCTAGACGATGTAATTCTCGATGTCACTTCGACAGCTAATCGGGCCGATGCCCTCAGCATGGTGGGCATTGCCCGCGAAGTGGCGGCAATTACGGGGGCCGAGCTGCACCTGCCGATCACCCAAGCGCCCGCAATACCGAAAAGCACCACGGCTCCGGAGATCGCCCTCCCGGATGAGAAGGCCTGCCCAATCTACATCGGCACGGTGTTGGAGAACATTGCCCTTGGCCCTTCGCCCCAGTGGTTGCAGCAGCGGCTGGTGGCGGCAGGCACTCGCCCCATTAATAATGTTGTGGATGTAACTAACTACGTGCTGCTGGAGTGGGGCCAGCCGCTACACGCCTTTGACCGCGATCGCCTGCTAACCACTGGGGACGCCCTCAACCTCGGCGTTCGCTACGCTCAGCCCGGCGAAACCCTAGTGACCCTAGATAGCCAAAAGCGTCAGCTTCAGCCCGAGACTCTATTGATTACGGCCAACGACCAACCTGTGGCCCTGGCGGGGGTGATGGGCGGTGAAGCCACTGAGGTCCACGACGGCACCCAGGCGATCATGCTAGAGGCCGCCTTTTTTGACGCGGCGGCGATTCGCAAGTCGGCCCGCAGCCAAGGGTTGCGTACCGAGGCTTCGGCCCGCTACGAGCGCGGTGTGAACCCGGCAGAGCTGGGGCTGGCCTGCGATCGCGCCCTGCAACTCCTACAAGAGCTAGCTGGGGCCACCGTCGTTGCCCAGACCACCGGCACCACTGTCCTTGGGACGGCCATTCCCGAGCGGGTGATTACCCTGCGGCTGAGCCGGGTAGCCCAACTACTGGGCAAAGTGATCAATCTGGGTGACCAGCCCCAAGACCTGCCGCCTGAGACCATTCAAAAGCTGCTAGAAACCTTGGGCTGCCAGGTAACTCCAACAGATGATACGGGCGTGTGGGCCGTAACCGTACCCCCCTATCGCTACCGCGATCTGGAGCGCGAGGTGGACTTGATTGAAGAAGTGGCCCGTCTCTACGGCTACAACCACTTTGCCGACACCCTGCCCCAAAAGGCGATCGGCGGCTTTTTGTCGGTGGAGGCAGCCCTGCGCCGCAAGCTGCGGGAGACGTTTCGGGCGGCTGGGCTGACGGAGTTGCTGCACTACTCGCTGACTAAGCCGGTTAGCGATCGCCAGGTCACCCTCGCCAACCCGCTTTTCCCTGAATATTCTGCCCTGCGCCAGGATCTGGTAGACGGGCTGATCGATGCCTACGAATTTAACCTCAACCAAGGAAACGGCCCCCTCAATGGCTTTGAGATTGGCCATATTTTTTGGCAGGATGAAACAGGCATTCATGAGGCTGAGGCCTTGGGCGGCATTGTCGGCGGTGATGGGCGATCGAGTCAGTGGGTTACCAGCGGTCAAGATCGCCCCCTTACCTGGTACGAGGCCAAAGGCATTCTCGACGGTGTCTTTAGCCGCTTGGGCCTGACGGTTGACTACCGCGCCGACAGCACCGACCCGCGCTTTCACCCCGGTCGAACCGCATCGCTGTGGGTGCGGGGGCGGTTAGAGCTAGGCCGTTTTGGTCAGCTCCATCCCCAGCTGCGCCAGCAGCGGGAGCTACCCGCCGAGGTGTATGTGTTTCAGCTCAACTGGTCAGCGCTGGAGACCTGCCTGGTGCCAGTGCTGCAAAGGTCGGTGAAGTTTGCCGCATACTCGACGTTTCCGGCCAGCGATCGCGACCTGGCTTTCTACGCTCCGCTCGAGGTTACCGTCGCTGACTTGACGACAACCATGACCAAAGCCGGGGGCAAACTGCTGGAGTCGGTCGCCCTATTTGACGAATACCGAGGCGAAAGCGTCCCCCAGGGGCAACGCAGCCTGGCCTTTCGTCTGGTCTACCGCTCCCCCGACCAAACCCTCACCGATGAAACGGTAGACCCTGTGCACCAAAAAGTGCGCGCCACCTTGGAGAAGCAGTTTGGCGTAACGCTGCGCAGCTAA
- a CDS encoding serine/threonine-protein kinase yields MSYCINPDCSKPKNPPTVNQCQTCGAELLLRDRYRMIRALGQGGFGATFLARDELLPGKPPCVIKQLRPSAEAPHVLEMARDLFKREAKILGMIGNHPQLPRLLDYFESEQEFFLVQEYINGLTLQQEVKRGGPFTEAGVKQFLSEILAMVQYVHDNHVIHRDIKPANIIRRDQDKKLVLIDFGAVKDKVNPAQAASSDQTALTAYAIGTPGYAPPEQMAMRPVYASDIYALGVTCIYLLSAKAPKDLNYDPNNGELLWREHVHISDHFAGVLQKMLEISVKHRYQSVEAIHRDLDLEPYMESLAQNMAFPTSLGPATSGYSIGGPVSGSSPHAAISNSGGGSPSSRMAAAIRARRERSHSGAKSMAPLVPTQNGSPTPRKATPAAAVLSAEDVKQKYAKGRRDFSLQTFKDLDLQRTLLVEANFNQSKLPNANFQGSDLSNANFGRANLCKATLRNAKLIKAYFHYANLEGADLRGANLAHACLSNANLRGANLCGADLTGALISADQLAAARTNWSTVMPNGRRGVL; encoded by the coding sequence ATGAGCTACTGCATCAACCCTGATTGTTCTAAGCCTAAGAACCCCCCCACGGTTAACCAATGTCAAACGTGCGGGGCAGAGCTACTGTTGCGGGACCGCTACCGGATGATTCGGGCTCTGGGCCAAGGTGGCTTCGGGGCAACCTTTCTGGCTCGCGATGAGCTGCTGCCCGGCAAGCCCCCCTGCGTCATCAAACAGCTGCGCCCCTCCGCCGAAGCGCCCCACGTGCTCGAGATGGCACGAGATTTGTTTAAGCGAGAAGCCAAAATCTTAGGGATGATCGGTAACCATCCCCAGCTGCCCCGCCTGCTTGACTACTTTGAGAGCGAGCAAGAGTTTTTCTTGGTGCAGGAATATATCAATGGCCTCACCCTACAGCAAGAGGTCAAGCGCGGTGGCCCCTTCACTGAGGCTGGGGTCAAGCAATTCCTCAGCGAAATTTTGGCGATGGTGCAGTACGTCCACGATAACCACGTTATTCACCGCGACATCAAACCCGCCAACATCATTCGTCGCGACCAGGATAAAAAACTGGTGCTGATCGATTTTGGGGCCGTAAAAGACAAAGTCAACCCAGCCCAGGCCGCCAGCTCTGACCAGACAGCCCTCACCGCCTATGCCATTGGCACTCCCGGCTACGCGCCCCCTGAGCAGATGGCCATGCGCCCCGTCTACGCCAGCGACATCTACGCCCTGGGGGTGACCTGCATTTATTTGTTATCGGCCAAGGCCCCCAAAGACCTCAACTACGACCCCAATAACGGGGAACTGCTGTGGCGTGAGCACGTGCACATTAGCGACCACTTTGCTGGCGTGCTGCAAAAGATGCTGGAGATCTCGGTCAAGCATCGCTACCAGAGCGTGGAGGCTATCCATCGCGACCTAGATCTTGAACCCTACATGGAAAGCCTGGCCCAAAACATGGCGTTTCCCACCTCACTGGGGCCGGCCACCAGCGGCTATAGCATTGGCGGGCCAGTGAGTGGTTCCTCACCCCATGCCGCTATCAGCAACTCAGGGGGTGGTTCTCCGTCATCTCGCATGGCGGCAGCGATTCGAGCCCGGCGGGAGCGATCGCATTCGGGGGCCAAGAGCATGGCTCCCTTGGTGCCAACTCAAAACGGCTCGCCCACCCCGCGGAAAGCTACGCCCGCTGCTGCCGTGTTGTCTGCCGAAGATGTCAAGCAAAAGTACGCCAAAGGGCGACGCGACTTTTCGCTACAAACTTTCAAAGACCTCGATCTACAGCGCACCCTGCTGGTCGAAGCCAACTTTAATCAATCAAAGTTGCCCAACGCCAACTTCCAGGGCTCTGATCTCAGCAACGCCAACTTTGGCCGGGCCAACCTGTGCAAAGCAACCTTGCGCAACGCCAAGTTGATCAAGGCCTACTTCCACTATGCCAACCTGGAGGGGGCCGATCTGCGAGGGGCCAACCTCGCCCATGCCTGTCTGTCAAACGCTAACCTGCGGGGAGCCAACCTCTGCGGAGCTGACCTGACGGGAGCGCTAATTTCTGCCGACCAGCTGGCAGCAGCTCGCACCAACTGGTCTACGGTGATGCCCAACGGCCGCCGGGGCGTTCTTTAG
- a CDS encoding AI-2E family transporter codes for MSRRMEYGAAHGNEPIAKSWLARWWEELTPMAQSTLVLLATPLLVLNVWAVAVIFGYFRSILVTVLIAGLLAFLLSYPMGRLENLGLKRGLASTLVLVLALVGFSGLAIVVLPFVIDQGQQLVVRLPDWFDSGKTQLIVLDGKMAEWGWPINLDGLIAQTSDRLKREIQSIAGEALNLTINVAVFTANKLLDVVLTVVLTFYLLQHGEEVWEGVVGLLPTRLQQPFSETLRQSFRNYFLGQFIVASCFGTALTIIFGLLNVPFGSLFGLTVGLLALVPFGGTVGVIIVTLLVALRDIKIAIPMLISAVVVQQLVENGIAPRVLGSVTGLNPFWVFIAILSGARVGGLLGVIVAVPAAVIIKEALVALRNSRQPVPEADASVSPGAGSPQAKAPALP; via the coding sequence ATGAGCAGACGTATGGAGTACGGTGCAGCACATGGTAACGAACCGATCGCCAAAAGCTGGCTAGCCCGCTGGTGGGAAGAGCTTACTCCCATGGCGCAGTCAACCCTAGTGCTGCTGGCTACCCCGCTGCTCGTACTGAACGTTTGGGCGGTGGCGGTTATTTTTGGTTACTTCCGCTCAATTTTAGTCACCGTGCTGATCGCGGGTCTGCTGGCGTTTTTGCTCAGCTATCCCATGGGTCGCCTCGAAAACCTCGGCCTCAAGCGTGGCTTAGCCTCAACCCTAGTGCTGGTGCTGGCTCTGGTGGGGTTTTCAGGCCTAGCAATTGTGGTGCTGCCCTTTGTTATCGACCAGGGTCAGCAGCTGGTAGTGCGCTTGCCCGACTGGTTTGACTCAGGCAAAACCCAGCTCATAGTGCTCGACGGCAAGATGGCCGAATGGGGCTGGCCAATCAACCTCGATGGGCTAATTGCTCAAACCAGCGATCGCCTCAAGCGCGAGATCCAGTCCATTGCGGGGGAAGCCCTCAACCTCACCATCAACGTAGCGGTGTTTACCGCCAATAAGCTACTCGACGTTGTGCTGACCGTGGTGCTCACTTTCTACCTGCTCCAGCACGGCGAAGAGGTGTGGGAAGGGGTAGTAGGGCTGCTACCGACCCGCCTCCAGCAGCCCTTCTCAGAGACCCTGCGGCAGAGCTTTCGCAACTATTTTTTAGGCCAGTTCATCGTCGCTAGCTGCTTTGGCACTGCCCTGACAATCATTTTTGGCCTGCTGAATGTCCCCTTCGGTTCACTGTTTGGTCTCACCGTGGGGCTGCTGGCGCTGGTGCCCTTTGGCGGCACCGTCGGCGTAATCATCGTTACCCTACTGGTGGCCCTGCGGGACATCAAAATTGCCATCCCCATGCTGATTTCTGCCGTTGTTGTGCAGCAGCTGGTTGAAAACGGCATTGCTCCCCGAGTGTTGGGCAGCGTTACCGGGTTGAACCCTTTTTGGGTCTTTATCGCCATTTTATCCGGGGCGAGGGTAGGGGGTCTGCTGGGGGTAATTGTGGCCGTCCCCGCCGCTGTCATTATTAAAGAAGCCCTAGTGGCACTGCGCAACTCCCGTCAGCCTGTTCCCGAGGCCGATGCCTCCGTTAGCCCCGGCGCTGGCTCACCCCAGGCGAAGGCACCAGCCCTGCCCTAA
- a CDS encoding GDSL-type esterase/lipase family protein has product MLASHPAPTSGIILKQPHPQKVLVLGDSLVYGFGDPEGGGWVERLRRLTMAPGREGAVFYNLGVRGDGVSQVRQRLDHEFRNRGELRNRVPDLLVLSVGLNDSARVGNTLGRNRTDFDEFQEHMEALLNQARRLCPVLFIGMTPVNEQAMPFSEVLYYTHSDQWRYREATRLVCTSHNIPYLDVLNLWMGRGEAWWQPLISVDGLHPNVAGYRALLQDILTWDAFQAAVDVPVGQA; this is encoded by the coding sequence ATGCTGGCCTCCCATCCCGCCCCTACCTCAGGAATCATTCTCAAGCAGCCCCATCCCCAAAAGGTGCTGGTGCTGGGCGATAGTCTGGTGTACGGCTTTGGTGACCCAGAAGGCGGCGGCTGGGTTGAGCGCCTGCGCCGCTTGACCATGGCTCCAGGCCGTGAGGGGGCGGTTTTTTACAACCTCGGGGTGCGGGGGGATGGCGTCAGCCAGGTAAGACAGCGCCTTGACCATGAGTTTCGCAACCGAGGTGAGCTGCGCAACCGGGTGCCCGATCTGCTGGTGCTGTCGGTGGGTCTCAATGACTCAGCGCGGGTAGGCAATACTCTGGGCCGCAATCGCACCGACTTTGACGAGTTTCAAGAGCACATGGAGGCGCTGCTGAACCAGGCGCGACGGCTGTGCCCAGTGCTGTTTATCGGCATGACGCCGGTCAACGAGCAGGCCATGCCCTTCTCAGAGGTGCTGTATTACACTCACAGCGACCAGTGGCGCTATCGCGAAGCCACTCGTCTGGTCTGCACCAGCCACAACATTCCTTACCTAGATGTGCTCAACCTGTGGATGGGCCGGGGTGAAGCCTGGTGGCAGCCGCTAATTTCTGTGGATGGCCTGCACCCCAACGTAGCTGGCTACCGGGCGCTGCTCCAGGACATTCTCACCTGGGATGCCTTTCAAGCCGCTGTCGATGTGCCTGTTGGTCAAGCCTAG